Below is a genomic region from Vitis riparia cultivar Riparia Gloire de Montpellier isolate 1030 chromosome 16, EGFV_Vit.rip_1.0, whole genome shotgun sequence.
AAAATAAAGTAAGAAACTTATTACACTCCAACGATAATCATAGAATGAGGAGTTGAGAGGACAGAGTTACTGAGATCCAAGCATCCATTTGTTCCACGTTTGATAATACTCCACAACATGCTAAAATATGAGATGAAGGGGTGTTGAATTCCTAAAACACAAAGTAAACGATAATATTtaccaatttgaaaaaaatctttttaaatagtTGCATGGAAGGAAATTTTCATTAGCATTCTTGTTTTAAGAACTAGACAAGTACTCTTTGGTTTATGCTTAAAATGGTACCTTAAATATTGTTAtgtatttgaataaaattaaagaaattgcaTTCAACATTATAAAAGGGACGGTTTTGtaagaaaatgtaaaataatacAAAAGGTCAATGTTATGGCTAATTAGTATATTAAAATATCCAAGATTTTCCACTTAGGAATAAAGACAATCACCTCGGATCTAACATTAGGtgattttttcattcataaattttagcttatcaaaataatatagaaggttaataattaattaactaaaagaAGTAATATGAAAAATTCTAGTAAAAACctacttttcttttataatcATTACCATTCAAGAATAAGCTAGTAATGTTTTTTATAAACAAGAAAAaggtggagagagagagagagagagttgtaCCATTTAACTTTGAAGACTCCTCCATAGTCGAGCCATATTTATTGTTGTAGTCACATAGAGccaatcttttattttgttcaaaaattggaaatagGCATATCTCCATGAATTGTTGAGTAGTAGAGTTCCACACACTCCCCAAAATCCAACTATGAATCCAAGAGCAATGCTAACATAAAACCACATGTCATTTCCATCTTGTTGAATGTCGTCTTCATAGCTATAAGCATTGGGAGTTCCTTCTACTTTATCTCCTGGGCACTTTTTCAAAAGAGGCGGTCCACAAAGTGTAGGATTTCCCTCATAAGAAGAAGTATTGAAACTTTGAAGTTGAGTACCTCGTGGAATCTTACCAGACAAGTTGTTGTTAGAGATGTCTAAGGTACTCAAACGATCTATTTCTGAAAGgccacttggaatttcaccaatAAGTTGATTTTGAGACAAATCAAGAACGTCTAATGATTTCAATTGACCAATTGTTGTAGGGATCGATCCAGTCAAATTGTTTCTTGAAAAGTTCAATGAAACCAATTCTAGAAGATCTGTTACTTCTTTTGGAATCTCCCCAGTTAGTTTGTTGCTTGAAAGATCGATACTCTTTACTAATCCAAAAGTATTCTTATACTCAAATTCTCTTCCTTTCCATTTAACCAATTCGCTATCAACATAGGACCAAGGTGCATCACTCAGAAATGAATTATGAAGTGAATCATAATTATATGCAATGGTCAAATTCCCTTTCTTAGTCATGGCAGTGAAATTGCTAAAACATCTTGGTATACTACCCAAGATATTGTTACTAGAGAGGtccaatatttgaattttttcaattGACATAGCTCTAAACTTATACTTCCACTGAAATTATTAGATCGTAGGTTTAGAACCATCAAATTTGGAAGGTTTCCTCCTATCCATGGGGGTATTTTTCCGGATAACCTATTTTTTGCCAAATCAATAAAGCTCAAACTTTTGCATTTCTTTAGAGATGAAGGCAATTCTCCGATCAAATTGTTGTTGCGTAAATGTAGAGTTTGAATCGATTGCATGGAGCCAAATGATTTTGGAATTTTCccataaaattgattattttccaaatttagaACTGTCAAGCTTTTCCATTGTTTCTGACAATGAGGCAGCTCTCCTGATAACAAGTTGTTTGAGAGGTCAAGATACACCAGATATGACTTAGAAACTGTACACAATAAGGAAATGGACCCTGAAAACTTGTTATTGGAGAGATCCAACAATGCCAGGTCAGAAGGAAGTTGTGGTATTGAACCCTCCAAATAATTTGAGCTCATATCTATGTAAAGAGGCTGatcaaattttgatgataaattgGGTAAGTTCCCTATGATCTGATTGTTGGAAATATTAAAGGTATAAATAGGGGAAGTTAAATTCCAAAACCAGTTTGGGATGACATCTGAAATGTCAGAATTGGAGATATCAAGGTCTTTCAACTGTTTTTGAGTTCGAAACCAACTAGGAAAATGAGGTCCCAATTGGCAGCAGGTTAATGTTAGAGAAAATAGCTGAAAAGGAGGAACCCACTCCAAGCTCATGTTGAAAGTGAGAGAGTTGGAGGATAAGTCTAAAGTGTGCAAGTCAGATAGATGAAAGAGATGAGCCTCAGAGATGACACCTTGCAATGAATTTGAACCAATATCCAACCATTGAAGTTTGGTAAGGTGTCCAATACTTGTAGGCAATGTTCCATTTAGCTGATTATAACCAAGATATAACACtctcaaggatgaaaatccaatGAGATCAGGAACTGATCCTGTGAATTGGTTATATGATAAATACAAAATCTCTAATGTGTCATTTGCACAAGCCAGCAAGTCTTGTGGAAGCTGTCCGCTGAGATTGTTGCTTTGCAAAGCTAACTTTTGTAAATGGCATAAATTGCTCAAGGATTTTGGAATCTCATCTTCAAGTTTATTGTCATGGAGATAGAGTTCTTCAAGAGAAGCCATGTTCCCAACTGTGTCTGGAATTGAACCCTGAAGTTGATTGGAGGAGAGATCAAAATATTCAAGGGAACTCATGTTCCCAAATGCCTCTGGAATCAAACCATTTAAATCAACATTCAAAGAGAGATCAAGATGAACAAGGGTGGTAGTAAAGTTGAATAGCCATAGGTATATTGAAGAAGTGAGATCATTCCAAGAGAGATCAAGGAAGGCAAGAGGGACAGAGAAATTAACAGGGGAAAAAGACGGAGTGGTGAGGGGAGGGAGGCTACAGTATTGTAAGTTTAAGTGAATGAGAGAAGGGAGTTTATTAATTGCTTGTGACCAGTGGATGGCTTTACTGAGGTTAACAGAATTCAGGTCAAGGTGTCTTAAAGATGAAAGATGAGAAAGCCACTCAAGATTTCCAGAATGCAAATGATAATTACCACTGAGATCAAGGGAAAGCAAGTTGGAAAGATTTCCGAATTGGCTGGGAAGACGTCCAGTGAAATTGGCATTAGAGAGAATGAGGTATTGGATTTTGGGGAGACAAGCAAAGAATGGAGGTATGGAACTCCCTTCAAAATCATTAAAGCTGAGATCCAAATGGGTTAAGAGCTCCAATTCAAGCAATGAAGAACTTATCTCACCTCTCAAACTACCTTCTTGAAGATAAAGCCCAACCACCTGACTAGTATGGTTGCTGCACTGGACTCCTCTCCATCGACAACAATCTCTTGTGTCCCAAGAAGACAAAATGCCATAGTCATCCACAAGGCCATGTTTGAAGCGAAGCAGAgcttctctctccctctctatgCACCCCACAGTGTTTCCAAGCCCAGCTTTGGCACATACCACTACAAGCACAAGAAAGCTAAAAAGGAGGCGTTCAACGAAGCATACAACCATGATGGTCTGCAAGTAACACTGGGTTTTTTTGTGGATTCACACAACACCAAGCACTCGTGTATATATATCCATCTGccttggttttatttttactttttgtggtaatatttttcaaaaaaatatttataaattgaatattccaaaaattgaaatattcgTTTTTGAAGTTGTggtatttttattcttcttatcTTCGGGAAAGAGTTGCTGGGATTGTTCTCCCATGTGGCTTCCTCCACGTTGTTACCAACTTTTCCTTAGGGTAAGGGTCCCATTAACTTATTGTTTTCcaatatatttttggaaaaaatgaatGGATGACGGAGTTTTAACATTAAGTCAACACATAAAGCAAATTTTCcaatagataaaattttaaaaaatatgaagtatAGTTTTTGATTAAAAGTGTAGGTGCCATTTgaatactcttttttttttttccctacttttaaaaacacaaaataataataattcctatttatgaaaattttcattttacctGCATATTAGTGACCAAAATAATGAtgttgaaattttaatgaattaacaTGATTTCTTAAATCGAATACTTATTAGTGGAAATCAATAagtaatttcaaatataaaaataaatttaatccaaaagTTAGAttattggagaaaaaaattaatttggactAATATTCTTCTAGAGGGAAAATTACCTATAATTTTAaggtaatttatttttcttattaaactATACTAAACCTTGTTAAGTGTTAATGAAGATATACAAtgacatttttttctattattttttaattaaattataagaaaGTCATTTAAATTTTCCATCCAAAAAAGGAAACTTTCATTTAAACCATTTTgtagttaaattaaataatatcatatttaaactTTTTCATCCCAGTTCTTTTTtgtaaagtgtttttagtaacACTCTACATCGTAGATACAAATGTTTCAAGAATtatcaaaattatgtttttaaaattattttcgaaaattttcaaaatagattcaatggaagttttttttatcaaaaggtCCCACCATATGGAATTGTTCTTCTTATAAAGACTTTGTGCTTGtgaaattttttgttcattGCATCCATGTTTCATCTATGCCAATCAAACCCACTTTCAAATGTGAATCTTGAAAATAGAAGCTCAATTCAAATACGACAggtaaaatcattaaattattggaCGAGTTATTGTATGTCAAAGTAAATACATTGGTCAAAATGTATTAATGGAAAGAGAGAAGACCCCAAGTCTTTGTCTGTGGGATAGAAGAatctacaaaacaaaaataattctatggctattttttttttcttatagtcttgaaagaaagaaaataataaagtgaCCTTCAAATATAATGAATCTTAAAACTTTTGGGTCCACTCAATAGGTAAGGTTTAAATTCCAACTTGTAGTGTAGGTCATATTGTATCCTTTAGAATTAAATttgtctttatatttttttatggccATATTAGTATAGTCTTTTAATCTTAAGTCTAGGTGTTGTTTGAATACCCttcctattttctatatttaaaaacaaacatgaTAATAATTCCTATTTACGAAAAGTTTTGTTTTACCTTCATATTATAGtaactttacaaaaaaaaaaaaaaaaaaaaaaattgtaatatgtTTCGTaaataatgatttcaaaattaatatatagtGACCAAA
It encodes:
- the LOC117933965 gene encoding receptor-like protein EIX1, with protein sequence MVVCFVERLLFSFLVLVVVCAKAGLGNTVGCIEREREALLRFKHGLVDDYGILSSWDTRDCCRWRGVQCSNHTSQVVGLYLQEGSLRGEISSSLLELELLTHLDLSFNDFEGSSIPPFFACLPKIQYLILSNANFTGRLPSQFGNLSNLLSLDLSGNYHLHSGNLEWLSHLSSLRHLDLNSVNLSKAIHWSQAINKLPSLIHLNLQYCSLPPLTTPSFSPVNFSVPLAFLDLSWNDLTSSIYLWLFNFTTTLVHLDLSLNVDLNGLIPEAFGNMSSLEYFDLSSNQLQGSIPDTVGNMASLEELYLHDNKLEDEIPKSLSNLCHLQKLALQSNNLSGQLPQDLLACANDTLEILYLSYNQFTGSVPDLIGFSSLRVLYLGYNQLNGTLPTSIGHLTKLQWLDIGSNSLQGVISEAHLFHLSDLHTLDLSSNSLTFNMSLEWESCLIVRNNGKA